From Saccopteryx leptura isolate mSacLep1 chromosome 3, mSacLep1_pri_phased_curated, whole genome shotgun sequence, one genomic window encodes:
- the LOC136398353 gene encoding LOW QUALITY PROTEIN: lysophosphatidylcholine acyltransferase 2B-like (The sequence of the model RefSeq protein was modified relative to this genomic sequence to represent the inferred CDS: substituted 1 base at 1 genomic stop codon) yields MAQDTSDWELEVWESALHLEKSKSLYPPAVANPFVQQTHITAWRWAYIILVGVVLVPVRVSCIAVLFIFLWPMAVLSTIGCSAHPAKPARSWRRKLLQPALKFLFQVTFFVAGFLVKVKGKKATRDEAPILVTAPHSTFFDAIACVEAGLPSVVSASQNALIPVAGKFLLSTQPVLVTREDPNSRKTTRNEILKRVTSKRKWPQILIFPEGVCTNRTCLVTFKLGAFSPGVPVQPVLLRYPNTLDTVTWTWQGFTGFQACMLTLSQLFTRVEVEFMPVYIPNDQEKKDPILFANTVRINMANALGVPVTDHTYEDCRLMITAGKLQLPMEAGLVEFTKISQKLKLDWDSIHQHLDEYATIAVASNGGKIGLEEFANYLKLPISEPLQQLFALFDRNNDGSIDFREYVIGLTVLCNPTNTEKILQMSFKLFDLDEDGFITEEELAAVLRAAFGVPDLDVSRLFQEIARQNSEYISYNNFKKFALKHPEYAKLFKSYLDLQAAYIYTLPQVQFXPLYLNVKVSPENGASTFQWAVPGGADRCVGNAAFLWRRGVRLWTEPEGRRLPRWAVARCGQGGPSRGCERCRLKGSVSEQFSHELLRQEDAGLWPLSRPRAHLRR; encoded by the exons ATGGCTCAGGACACCTCCGACTGGGAGTTGGAGGTGTGGGAGTCCGCCCTCCATCTAGAGAAGAGCAAGTCCTTGTACCCACCAGCAGTGGCCAACCCCTTCGTGCAACAGACGCACATCACCGCGTGGCGCTGGGCCTACATCATCCTGGTGGGGGTTGTGCTGGTGCCCGTGCGGGTGTCCTGCATTGCGGTCCTCTTCATCTTCCTCTGGCCGATGGCTGTGCTATCTACCATAGGCTGTTCCGCTCACCCAGCCAAGCCTGCCAGGAGTTGGAGAAGAAAACTGCTGCAACCGGCCCTCAAATTCTTGTTCCAGGTGACTTTCTTTGTAGCAGGGTTCCTGGTTAAAGTGAAAGGGAAAAAGGCAACCCGAGACGAGGCCCCCATCCTGGTTACAGCACCGCACTCTACTTTCTTTGACGCAATCGCCTGTGTCGAGGCAGGGTTACCTTCGGTGGTCTCTGCGAGTCAAAACGCACTGATCCCAGTGGCTGGGAAATTCCTACTGTCAACACAGCCGGTGCTTGTGACTCGAGAGGACCCCAATTCCAGGAAGACTACCCGGAATGAAATACTGAAGCGAGTGACATCCAAAAGAAAGTGGCCACAGATCCTGATTTTCCCAGAAGGAGTGTGTACCAATCGCACGTGTCTGGTTACTTTTAAACTAGGAGCCTTCTCTCCAGGTGTTCCTGTGCAGCCAGTGTTGCTCAGGTACCCAAACACCCTAGACACGGTGACTTGGACCTGGCAGGGGTTTACAGGCTTCCAGGCATGTATGTTGACCCTGAGTCAACTCTTCACCCGGGTAGAAGTAGAGTTTATGCCCGTTTACATCCCaaatgaccaagaaaaaaaagacccCATCCTTTTTGCCAATACAGTGAGGATCAACATGGCAAATGCTCTGGGGGTGCCCGTGACAGACCATACGTACGAAGACTGCAGGTTGATGATTACTGCAGGTAAACTCCAACTACCCATGGAAGCTGGTTTGGTAGAATTTACAAAAATTAGCCAAAAATTGAAGTTAGATTGGGATAGTATTCATCAGCATTTAGATGAATATGCCACAATTGCAGTTGCCTCAAACGGAGGGAAAATAGGACTTGAAGAATTTGCCAATTACTTAAAACTCCCCATTTCAGAACCCTTGCAACAACTTTTTGCCCTTTTTGACAGGAATAATGATGGCAGTATAGACTTCAGAGAGTATGTGATAGGCCTGACTGTCCTATGCAATCCTACCAACACTGAAAAGATTCTGCAAATGTCATTTAAGCTCTTTGATCTCGATGAGGATGGTTTCATAACAGAAGAGGAGTTGGCTGCTGTACTTCGGGCAGCTTTTGGAGTGCCAGATCTTGATGTTTCCAGACTCTTTCAGGAAATAGCTAGACAGAACTCAGAGTACATTTCATATAACAACTTTAAGAAATTTGCCTTGAAGCATCCAGAATATGCCAAATTATTTAAGTCATACTTAGACCTCCAGGCAGCCTATATATACACACTACCACAAGTACAGTTTTAACCTCTGTATTTAAATGTTAAAGTCAGCCCTGAAAATGGTGCAAGTACCTTCCAG TGGGCGGTTCCGGGAGGAGCTGACCGTTGTGTCGGAAACGCGGCTTTCCTCTGGAGGCGGGGAGTGAGACTGTGGACTGAGCCTGAAGGGCGCCGCCTACCTCGGTGGGCCGTGGCCCGCTGTGGGCAGGGCGGCCCGAGCCGCGGGTGTGAGCGGTGCCGGCTGAAGGGGTCGGTGTCGGAGCAGTTCAGCCACGAACTGCTCAGGCAGGAGGATGCGGGACTCTGGCCGCTCAGTCGTCCACGCGCCCACCTCCGCCGCTGA